The Rhodopseudomonas palustris genome window below encodes:
- a CDS encoding BrnA antitoxin family protein, which translates to MPRKRSEPVFDEDNPEWTAEDFANATPVNIMAKDLTSEFLAKIPGRRGPQKAPTKVPVSIRLSADVVEHYKATGPGWQSRIDETLRKAAKLKAG; encoded by the coding sequence ATGCCCCGTAAACGCAGCGAGCCTGTTTTCGATGAAGACAACCCCGAGTGGACCGCAGAGGATTTTGCCAACGCGACGCCCGTGAACATCATGGCGAAAGACCTGACATCGGAATTCCTCGCGAAGATTCCAGGCCGTCGCGGTCCGCAGAAGGCGCCGACCAAAGTCCCGGTGTCGATCCGGCTCAGCGCCGACGTGGTGGAGCACTACAAGGCGACCGGCCCGGGCTGGCAGTCCCGGATCGACGAGACGCTGCGCAAGGCAGCGAAGCTGAAGGCCGGCTAA
- a CDS encoding PAAR domain-containing protein yields MATPPERSAGGALCPACGAASAIALLLMLGAASALAESPASGAPGVVTGGSQDVIVGGKPAARAGDTTSDGAIVEGSNNVFINGKPAAIGGSRTGCGGVVIGSGSGVFINGKPVARAGDSTANCK; encoded by the coding sequence ATGGCCACACCACCCGAGCGTAGCGCCGGCGGCGCGCTGTGCCCTGCTTGTGGCGCAGCCTCGGCGATCGCTCTGCTGCTGATGCTGGGCGCAGCGTCGGCGCTGGCCGAATCGCCGGCAAGCGGAGCGCCGGGCGTTGTCACCGGCGGCAGTCAGGACGTGATAGTCGGCGGCAAGCCGGCAGCCCGCGCCGGCGACACCACCAGCGACGGCGCTATCGTCGAAGGCTCAAACAACGTCTTCATCAACGGCAAGCCGGCGGCGATCGGCGGCAGCCGCACCGGCTGCGGCGGGGTGGTGATCGGCAGCGGCTCGGGCGTGTTCATCAACGGCAAGCCGGTGGCACGCGCGGGCGACAGCACCGCGAACTGCAAGTAA
- a CDS encoding CHAT domain-containing protein, whose protein sequence is MAKINDAFRSLQAGDRDGGRQRLTAALRAVRDSSYHPLTIQAYLSAATLFERRRDTAIASELFAEAANTRAARETSPEATTLWFEYARFLERTVQYERGIPVAVEASKRMRAIYGPNSAQDIAGRDILATLLTDNGAVAAGLNLSEETYLGARKALGDNEPLTWRTENNYAEALRMVGHPDLAAKIDAPLLKKSIAHYGVGSIQALVSASNLALDHLAMGNEAETMQALALQKRCAAELADPTSEHVAQADTWIAYAKAYFHPDRALSTAELEAMARVKDWNGAPDLLRIKSAQLAADHYERRGDSARALALRLDAYHRSQETIARQHPITFDALLGVAVTRLKRGDPDALATFKDVEQQSFNWMLREVGTAGNRYVAETMRKLADDILYEYGRYALIDPTAAVAYADAVSRWKTMEDGERTLLRLTLDRLPDEPTRELARAVLRLSGQQQEMLSSGKLDDDARDVLKRLQEARHQLAARAGTRPPADVQLPSVADKLGATDALVDFFVSGRGSRVNPAEPKPAARLQAVIHRHGKPPQVIDLGPLDGFTAPSVADADRTQPFRRLYATLIGPLKPLLAGVTRLFLVPDADLYSLPFAMLQDGNGRHLDEIYDTRFLTRADAIVFAEQDDKLIAESKAVLVGGLDYAGAASQLPSTKTEIERIAPDLQRRDIASTTMTGNAGEASIRSKAEGATLLHLATHGFYKAATDRTDALWRSGLVAARPLLDRPPRHDGDDGVIYARELMDWNLSAADLVVLSACQTALGDPSRIGSVRGLPTALAIAGARRSLLTLWEVSDEGTANFMARLYQVLADDNLDYASALRKVRIEAIHGKIKAAEDPSVWAAFVLFEN, encoded by the coding sequence GTGGCGAAGATCAACGATGCATTCCGTTCACTGCAGGCCGGAGATCGCGACGGCGGTCGCCAGCGTCTCACCGCCGCGCTGCGCGCCGTGCGTGATAGCAGCTATCACCCGCTGACCATCCAGGCCTATCTCAGCGCCGCCACCTTGTTCGAGCGCCGCCGCGACACCGCGATAGCCTCTGAACTGTTCGCCGAGGCCGCCAACACCCGCGCCGCGCGCGAGACGAGCCCTGAGGCCACCACACTGTGGTTCGAATACGCCCGCTTCCTGGAACGCACCGTCCAGTACGAGCGCGGCATTCCGGTCGCGGTCGAGGCCAGCAAACGGATGCGTGCGATCTATGGGCCGAACAGCGCGCAGGACATCGCCGGCCGCGACATCCTCGCGACACTGCTCACCGACAATGGCGCGGTGGCGGCCGGACTCAACCTGTCGGAAGAGACCTATCTCGGCGCGCGCAAGGCGCTCGGCGACAACGAGCCGCTGACCTGGCGCACCGAAAACAACTACGCCGAAGCGCTACGCATGGTCGGCCATCCCGACCTCGCCGCCAAGATCGACGCGCCGCTGTTGAAGAAAAGCATCGCGCATTACGGCGTCGGCAGCATCCAGGCGCTGGTCAGCGCCAGCAATCTCGCGCTCGATCATCTGGCGATGGGCAACGAGGCCGAGACCATGCAGGCCCTCGCGCTGCAGAAGCGTTGCGCCGCCGAACTCGCCGATCCCACCTCCGAGCACGTCGCCCAGGCCGATACCTGGATCGCCTACGCCAAGGCCTACTTCCATCCCGACCGCGCGCTGAGCACGGCCGAACTGGAAGCGATGGCGCGGGTCAAGGACTGGAACGGCGCGCCGGACCTGCTGCGGATCAAATCCGCGCAGCTTGCAGCCGATCACTACGAACGTCGCGGCGATAGCGCGCGTGCGCTGGCGCTGCGGCTCGACGCGTATCACCGCTCGCAGGAAACCATCGCGCGCCAGCATCCGATCACGTTCGACGCCCTGCTCGGCGTCGCCGTGACACGGTTGAAGCGCGGTGATCCTGATGCGCTGGCGACCTTCAAGGACGTCGAGCAGCAATCCTTCAACTGGATGCTGCGCGAGGTCGGCACCGCCGGCAACCGTTACGTCGCCGAGACGATGCGCAAGCTTGCCGACGATATCCTCTACGAATACGGCCGCTACGCGCTGATCGATCCAACGGCGGCAGTCGCCTATGCGGACGCGGTGTCGCGCTGGAAGACCATGGAGGACGGCGAGCGCACGTTGCTGCGACTGACGCTCGACCGGCTGCCCGACGAGCCGACGCGCGAACTCGCGCGCGCTGTGCTGCGGCTGTCCGGCCAGCAGCAGGAGATGCTGTCCTCCGGCAAGCTCGACGACGATGCCCGCGACGTGCTGAAGCGTCTGCAGGAGGCGCGGCACCAGCTCGCCGCACGCGCTGGCACCAGGCCGCCGGCCGACGTGCAACTGCCCTCGGTCGCCGACAAACTCGGGGCGACCGACGCGCTGGTCGATTTCTTCGTCAGCGGCCGCGGCAGCCGGGTCAATCCGGCCGAACCGAAACCGGCCGCACGGCTGCAGGCGGTGATCCATCGTCACGGCAAGCCGCCGCAGGTGATCGACCTCGGCCCGCTCGACGGCTTCACCGCCCCCAGCGTGGCCGACGCGGATCGCACCCAGCCGTTCCGGCGCCTGTACGCGACGCTGATCGGGCCGCTGAAGCCGCTGCTCGCGGGCGTCACGCGGCTGTTTCTGGTGCCGGACGCAGACCTCTACAGCCTGCCGTTTGCGATGCTGCAGGATGGCAACGGCCGCCATCTCGATGAGATCTACGACACCCGGTTCCTGACCCGCGCTGACGCGATCGTGTTCGCCGAGCAGGACGACAAACTGATTGCGGAAAGCAAGGCGGTGCTGGTCGGCGGGCTCGACTATGCCGGCGCGGCCAGTCAACTGCCCTCGACCAAGACCGAGATCGAGCGCATCGCGCCCGATCTGCAGCGCAGGGATATCGCCAGCACGACGATGACCGGCAATGCCGGTGAAGCCTCAATCCGCAGCAAGGCCGAAGGCGCGACGCTGCTGCATCTCGCCACCCACGGCTTCTACAAGGCGGCGACCGATCGCACCGACGCGCTGTGGCGTAGCGGCCTCGTCGCCGCGCGTCCCCTGCTCGACCGCCCGCCGCGGCACGACGGCGATGACGGCGTGATCTACGCCCGCGAACTGATGGATTGGAATCTGTCGGCCGCCGACCTCGTCGTGCTGTCCGCCTGCCAGACCGCGCTCGGCGATCCGAGCCGGATCGGCAGCGTCCGCGGCCTGCCGACCGCGCTCGCCATCGCCGGCGCCCGGCGTTCGCTCCTGACGCTGTGGGAAGTCAGCGACGAAGGCACCGCGAATTTCATGGCGCGGCTTTACCAGGTGCTCGCCGACGACAATCTCGACTACGCCTCGGCGCTACGCAAAGTCCGCATCGAGGCGATCCACGGCAAGATCAAAGCCGCCGAAGACCCGTCGGTCTGGGCGGCGTTCGTGCTGTTCGAGAACTAA
- a CDS encoding CTP synthase → MARYIFITGGVVSSLGKGLASAALGALLQARGYKVRLRKLDPYLNLDPGTMSPYQHGEVFVTDDGAETDLDLGHYERFTGRPATKQDNITTGRIYQDILTKERRGDYLGATIQVVPHVTNAIKEFIVSDNDGYDFVLVEIGGTVGDIEGLPFFEAIRQIKNDLPRGDVIYIHLTLLPYIPSAGELKTKPTQHSVKELRSIGIQPDILLCRTDREIPKEERRKLGLFCNVRESAVIEARDVDNIYAVPEAYHAAGLDDEVLAAFAIAAKEPPQLARWHEINERIRNPEGAVTIAIVGKYTGMKDAYKSLIEALSHGGIANKVQVKLDWIESEVFENEDPAPFLEHVNGILVPGGFGQRGAEGKIEAARFARERNVPYFGICFGMQMAVIEAARNLAGIEQANSTEFGPTPEPLVGLMTEWVRGNELEKRNQAGDLGGTMRLGAYPASLKRGSRVSQVYGGATEISERHRHRYEVNTAYKDRLEQHGLKFSGMSPDGVLPEIVEYEDHPWFIGVQFHPELKSRPFDPHPLFASFVQAALVQSRLV, encoded by the coding sequence ATGGCGCGGTATATCTTCATCACCGGCGGCGTGGTCTCCTCGCTCGGCAAGGGTCTGGCATCAGCGGCACTCGGTGCGCTGCTGCAGGCGCGTGGCTACAAAGTCCGCCTTCGCAAGCTCGATCCCTATCTCAACCTCGATCCCGGAACGATGTCGCCGTATCAGCACGGCGAAGTGTTCGTGACTGACGACGGCGCCGAGACCGACCTCGATCTCGGCCACTATGAACGCTTCACCGGGCGGCCTGCGACCAAGCAGGACAACATCACCACCGGCCGGATCTACCAGGACATCCTGACCAAGGAACGCCGCGGCGACTATCTCGGCGCCACCATCCAGGTGGTCCCGCACGTCACCAACGCGATCAAGGAATTCATCGTTAGCGACAATGACGGTTACGACTTCGTGCTGGTCGAGATCGGCGGCACCGTCGGCGACATCGAGGGCCTGCCGTTCTTCGAGGCGATCCGCCAGATCAAGAACGATCTGCCGCGCGGCGACGTGATCTACATCCACCTGACGCTGCTGCCCTATATCCCGAGCGCCGGCGAACTGAAGACCAAGCCGACCCAGCATTCGGTCAAGGAACTGCGCTCGATCGGCATCCAGCCGGACATCCTGCTGTGCCGCACCGACCGCGAGATTCCCAAGGAAGAGCGGCGCAAGCTCGGTCTGTTCTGCAACGTCCGGGAAAGCGCGGTGATCGAGGCGCGCGACGTCGACAACATCTACGCGGTGCCGGAGGCGTATCACGCCGCCGGACTCGACGATGAAGTGCTGGCGGCGTTTGCGATCGCCGCCAAGGAGCCGCCGCAGCTGGCGCGCTGGCACGAAATCAACGAGCGCATCCGCAATCCCGAAGGCGCGGTGACGATCGCCATCGTCGGCAAGTACACCGGGATGAAGGACGCCTATAAGTCGCTGATCGAGGCGCTCAGCCACGGCGGCATCGCCAACAAGGTCCAGGTCAAGCTCGACTGGATCGAGAGCGAGGTGTTCGAGAACGAGGACCCGGCGCCGTTCCTCGAGCACGTCAACGGCATCCTGGTGCCCGGCGGCTTCGGTCAGCGCGGCGCCGAGGGCAAGATCGAGGCGGCACGGTTCGCGCGCGAGCGCAACGTGCCGTATTTCGGCATCTGCTTCGGCATGCAGATGGCGGTGATCGAAGCGGCGCGGAATCTCGCCGGCATCGAACAGGCCAACTCGACCGAATTCGGCCCGACGCCGGAGCCGCTAGTCGGCCTGATGACCGAATGGGTGCGCGGCAACGAGCTGGAGAAGCGTAACCAGGCTGGCGATCTCGGCGGCACGATGCGGCTCGGCGCCTATCCGGCGTCGCTCAAGCGCGGCAGCCGGGTCAGCCAAGTCTATGGCGGCGCCACCGAGATCTCGGAGCGCCATCGTCACCGCTACGAGGTCAACACCGCCTATAAGGACCGGCTCGAACAGCACGGCCTGAAGTTCTCCGGCATGTCGCCGGACGGCGTGCTGCCGGAGATCGTCGAATACGAGGATCACCCCTGGTTCATCGGCGTCCAGTTCCACCCCGAACTGAAGTCGCGTCCGTTCGACCCGCACCCGCTGTTCGCCTCGTTCGTCCAAGCGGCGCTGGTGCAGAGCCGGCTGGTGTAA